From Selenomonas ruminantium AC2024, a single genomic window includes:
- a CDS encoding uracil-xanthine permease family protein — protein MKEASIENIYRLDGRVPLEAAIPFGLQHVLAMFVANLTPIVIIAGAAGFDKTMTAMLVQNAMFVAGIATLVQLYPLWRVGARLPIVMGVSFTFVTAICFVAANFGYGAVVGAVLVGGIFEGTLGLMARYWRRLISPIVSSIVVTTIGFSLLGIGIRSFGGGYNDGYGSADNLFLGTVTLVTCLLFSSFAKGYYKQLAVLVGLVVGYVLALGMGKVDLSAVFNGSVISLPVLLPVAPEFHLGAIISIGIIFLVSAAETIGDTTAMAIVGLKRDVAEKEIAGSLACDGFCSSVASLFGCSPITSFSQNVGLIAMTKVVNRFAIMTGAVAMIIAGMVPSIGAFFASLPDAVLGGCTIMMFGSIMVSGIQMMSRVKMTQRNATIAALSFSIGIGTTTATENAIWHIFPQVVQDVFSGNCVAVVYVVAILLDTFLPANMEAAKVTEEEENAEPATDIA, from the coding sequence ATGAAAGAAGCGAGTATCGAGAACATCTACCGGCTGGATGGCAGGGTGCCTCTGGAAGCAGCCATACCTTTTGGCTTGCAGCACGTCCTGGCCATGTTTGTTGCCAATCTGACCCCGATTGTAATCATTGCCGGGGCAGCAGGCTTTGACAAAACGATGACAGCCATGCTGGTGCAGAACGCTATGTTTGTAGCAGGGATTGCTACATTGGTACAGTTGTATCCACTGTGGAGAGTGGGAGCGCGTCTGCCGATTGTCATGGGCGTCAGCTTTACTTTTGTGACGGCTATCTGCTTTGTAGCAGCTAATTTTGGCTATGGAGCAGTTGTCGGAGCAGTTCTGGTCGGCGGTATTTTCGAAGGAACCTTAGGGCTTATGGCCAGGTATTGGCGCCGTCTTATTTCGCCGATTGTTTCCTCTATTGTGGTAACGACTATCGGTTTTTCCTTGCTCGGAATCGGAATTCGTTCTTTTGGCGGCGGCTACAATGATGGCTATGGTTCTGCGGACAATCTCTTTTTAGGCACGGTAACGCTCGTTACCTGTCTGCTCTTTTCTTCCTTTGCCAAAGGTTATTACAAGCAGCTGGCGGTATTGGTGGGCCTGGTTGTTGGTTATGTGCTTGCCCTGGGCATGGGCAAGGTTGACTTGTCAGCTGTTTTCAATGGCAGTGTTATTTCTCTGCCGGTGCTTTTGCCCGTTGCACCAGAGTTTCACTTAGGCGCGATTATTTCTATCGGGATTATCTTTCTGGTATCGGCAGCGGAGACCATTGGCGACACGACGGCGATGGCCATTGTGGGCTTGAAGCGTGATGTTGCCGAAAAGGAAATTGCCGGCTCTTTGGCTTGTGATGGTTTTTGCAGCTCCGTGGCTTCTCTTTTTGGTTGTTCACCCATCACGTCGTTCAGTCAGAATGTGGGCCTTATTGCCATGACAAAGGTGGTAAACCGCTTTGCAATTATGACTGGCGCTGTGGCGATGATTATTGCCGGCATGGTTCCTTCTATCGGGGCCTTTTTTGCCTCCCTGCCTGATGCGGTTTTAGGTGGCTGTACCATAATGATGTTTGGCTCCATCATGGTCAGCGGTATTCAGATGATGAGCCGTGTGAAAATGACGCAGCGCAATGCTACGATTGCGGCGCTTTCGTTTTCGATTGGCATCGGCACGACCACGGCCACGGAAAATGCCATTTGGCATATTTTCCCGCAGGTGGTGCAGGATGTGTTCAGTGGCAACTGCGTGGCGGTCGTGTATGTGGTGGCTATTTTGCTCGATACCTTCCTGCCGGCTAATATGGAGGCCGCTAAGGTAACTGAAGAAGAAGAAAATGCTGAACCAGCAACGGATATTGCCTAA
- a CDS encoding xanthine phosphoribosyltransferase, whose product MKLLKERILKEGHCLSGNILKVDSFINHQIDPEFTMEMGKEFVRRFADVKIDKVLTIESSGIAIGMAVAYELKKRLVFARKNPSLLMQEDMYTCPIASYTKKEAKLVYVLKKFLQAGENVLIIDDFMADGNAAMGLANIVEQAGGNVVGIGIAIEKSFQHGAKRVREAGYRVESLAKIASLANGQIIFDED is encoded by the coding sequence ATGAAATTGTTGAAAGAACGTATCTTAAAAGAGGGACACTGCCTGTCGGGCAATATTTTGAAGGTGGATTCCTTTATCAACCATCAGATTGATCCGGAATTTACGATGGAGATGGGCAAGGAATTTGTGCGCCGCTTTGCCGATGTCAAGATTGACAAGGTGCTGACCATTGAATCTTCCGGTATTGCAATTGGTATGGCTGTGGCCTATGAGCTCAAAAAGCGTTTGGTTTTTGCCCGCAAGAATCCTTCGCTGCTCATGCAGGAGGATATGTATACCTGTCCGATTGCGTCCTATACCAAAAAGGAAGCCAAGCTGGTGTACGTGCTGAAAAAGTTCCTGCAGGCCGGGGAAAATGTCCTCATCATCGATGACTTTATGGCCGATGGCAACGCGGCTATGGGCCTGGCGAACATCGTTGAGCAGGCTGGCGGCAATGTAGTCGGTATTGGTATTGCCATTGAAAAGTCCTTCCAGCATGGGGCAAAGCGTGTACGGGAGGCCGGTTACCGGGTTGAGTCCCTCGCTAAAATTGCTTCCTTAGCCAATGGGCAGATAATTTTTGACGAGGATTGA
- a CDS encoding lipase family protein, which yields MKRFLVHCLLVICLLCVGMGTISAQQAAVQNDNSTQSEQAELHLTAAMIANVAYNGELKTLARNWLMARGWQVLSYQPTPGEGGRLYIFAHRVQEHDIVFVTFPGTETIEDAKLDLHISRVPFGGHTPAEFAQKAGDMAGKSGDKPLVHRGFNEYVQKLLFTQPLPQMENLTFGEEMARELQDHPQRKLYLTGHSLGGAAATLTAARLADLGVSPQQLEVITFGAPAVGNEAFARAYEHKFSLTRVGMAGDPVKSILQSLTGGFVQFGQRVDWESKLTEHFPHEMVLYLDEAWRHYVDAKPAGELPKLAGEPQLHLQNALYVAAPVFDMPKNLRRELPYMERMVRELTEATYTPQQQAEKKQDFRGMMKQAKAKGCSYILYQQYTGKRIRNEKDNYRLTLEECIYDGDGNICYMQSRSTTTKDMTPVQAAAYLHVQGDADRAQALNVGEEYAKRQDFSIIDVNTEHNKNSENN from the coding sequence ATGAAGAGGTTTTTAGTCCACTGTCTGTTGGTCATCTGTTTGCTATGTGTTGGGATGGGCACAATATCTGCGCAGCAGGCAGCTGTACAGAACGATAACAGTACGCAGTCTGAGCAGGCGGAACTTCATTTGACGGCGGCGATGATTGCCAATGTGGCCTATAATGGTGAACTCAAGACACTGGCCCGCAACTGGCTGATGGCGCGGGGATGGCAGGTGCTTTCCTATCAGCCGACACCGGGAGAAGGCGGCAGGCTTTATATTTTTGCACATCGCGTTCAGGAACATGACATTGTCTTTGTGACTTTTCCGGGAACAGAAACCATTGAGGATGCAAAACTCGACCTGCATATCAGCCGTGTACCGTTCGGAGGCCATACACCGGCGGAGTTTGCGCAAAAGGCAGGTGACATGGCTGGAAAATCCGGGGATAAGCCCTTGGTACATCGCGGGTTTAACGAATATGTGCAGAAGCTGCTCTTTACCCAGCCGCTGCCACAGATGGAAAATCTGACTTTCGGGGAAGAAATGGCCAGAGAATTGCAGGACCATCCACAGCGTAAGCTCTACCTTACAGGACACAGCCTGGGCGGTGCTGCGGCTACTTTGACGGCTGCCCGCTTGGCGGATTTGGGCGTTTCCCCGCAACAGCTGGAGGTCATCACCTTTGGCGCTCCGGCCGTGGGCAATGAAGCCTTTGCCCGGGCTTACGAGCATAAATTTTCGCTGACCCGCGTGGGGATGGCAGGTGACCCGGTGAAAAGCATCCTGCAGTCTTTGACGGGCGGGTTCGTCCAATTCGGCCAACGGGTGGATTGGGAGAGCAAACTTACGGAACATTTTCCCCATGAAATGGTACTGTATCTGGATGAAGCCTGGCGGCATTATGTGGATGCCAAGCCAGCCGGAGAATTGCCCAAGCTGGCCGGGGAGCCGCAGCTTCATCTGCAAAATGCGTTGTATGTTGCTGCGCCAGTCTTTGACATGCCGAAGAATCTGCGCCGGGAACTGCCGTATATGGAACGGATGGTTCGGGAGTTGACGGAAGCTACCTATACTCCGCAGCAGCAGGCAGAAAAAAAGCAGGATTTTCGGGGAATGATGAAGCAGGCGAAGGCGAAAGGCTGCAGCTATATCCTCTATCAGCAATACACAGGCAAGCGCATCCGCAACGAAAAGGATAATTACCGGCTGACGCTGGAGGAATGTATTTATGATGGGGACGGCAATATCTGTTACATGCAGTCCCGCAGTACGACAACCAAGGACATGACGCCGGTGCAGGCTGCGGCGTATCTCCATGTGCAGGGAGACGCGGACAGGGCGCAGGCCTTAAATGTTGGAGAAGAATATGCGAAGCGGCAGGATTTTTCCATCATAGACGTGAACACAGAACACAATAAAAATTCTGAAAATAATTGA
- a CDS encoding DUF362 domain-containing protein, with amino-acid sequence MEKAKVYFTSFRTQVGTSWLEKLRRLCIAAGIKNIDMEGKFVAIKMHFGEMGNLAFLRPQYAKVVADLVKEQGGIPFLTDCNTLYPGSRKHALEHMDIANLHGFNPMTTGCQIIIGDGLKGTDDVEVPVKNGEYVKAAKIGRAVMDADIVISLAHFKGHEMTGFGGAIKNLGMGCGSRAGKMEQHSSGKCVVNQELCRNCHKCAKECGSDAISFDTGKAYIDPEKCKGCGRCIGACGFSAIRNEQWDAGDLLDKKMAEYTQAVVQDRPCFHINLAMDISPNCDCHGENDAPILPDIGMFASFDPVAIDQASADACQKATPVRDSQLGDNLAKEDWHHHHDVFMDNNPNVHWKETLEHAEKIGMGTREYELVTLK; translated from the coding sequence ATGGAAAAAGCCAAGGTTTATTTTACCAGTTTCCGTACGCAGGTGGGCACCAGCTGGCTGGAAAAGCTGCGCCGCCTCTGCATTGCGGCAGGGATTAAGAACATTGATATGGAAGGTAAGTTTGTAGCCATCAAGATGCATTTCGGGGAAATGGGGAATTTAGCTTTCCTGCGTCCGCAGTATGCCAAAGTGGTGGCGGATTTGGTCAAGGAACAGGGCGGTATTCCCTTCTTGACGGACTGCAATACGCTCTATCCCGGCAGCCGCAAGCATGCATTGGAGCATATGGATATTGCCAATCTGCATGGCTTTAATCCCATGACTACGGGCTGTCAGATTATTATCGGCGATGGCCTTAAAGGAACGGATGATGTGGAAGTTCCCGTAAAGAATGGCGAATATGTCAAGGCTGCTAAGATTGGGCGGGCCGTGATGGACGCGGATATCGTGATAAGTCTGGCGCACTTCAAGGGTCATGAAATGACGGGCTTTGGCGGAGCCATCAAGAATTTGGGCATGGGCTGCGGCAGCCGCGCCGGGAAGATGGAGCAGCATTCTTCCGGCAAGTGTGTGGTCAATCAGGAACTTTGCCGCAACTGCCATAAATGCGCCAAGGAATGTGGCTCGGATGCCATCAGCTTCGATACGGGCAAAGCCTATATCGACCCGGAAAAATGCAAGGGCTGCGGCCGCTGCATTGGGGCCTGCGGTTTCTCCGCTATCCGCAATGAGCAGTGGGATGCAGGCGATTTGCTCGACAAGAAGATGGCGGAATATACGCAGGCTGTGGTACAGGACAGACCCTGCTTCCATATCAATCTGGCGATGGATATTTCGCCGAACTGCGACTGCCATGGGGAAAATGATGCGCCCATTCTGCCGGATATCGGCATGTTTGCGTCCTTTGACCCCGTGGCTATCGACCAGGCCAGCGCCGATGCCTGTCAGAAGGCAACGCCTGTTCGCGACAGTCAGTTAGGCGACAATCTGGCCAAGGAGGATTGGCACCATCACCACGATGTGTTTATGGACAACAATCCCAACGTGCATTGGAAGGAAACGCTGGAACATGCAGAGAAAATCGGCATGGGCACGCGTGAATATGAACTGGTGACGCTGAAATGA
- a CDS encoding MazG nucleotide pyrophosphohydrolase domain-containing protein produces the protein MKQDELRRLQKIVEVLRSDKGCPWDREQTHESLKPACIEEAAEVLAGIDILKATGKAENLKEELGDLLLQVVFHARLAEEAGLFTLDDVAKAVSDKMERRHPHVFAGADAESVDWEAIKKSEKAGREWEEEFLPGAFSQAEALIAKARERKGI, from the coding sequence ATGAAACAGGATGAACTTCGCCGGTTGCAAAAAATTGTCGAAGTCCTGCGCTCGGATAAGGGCTGTCCCTGGGACAGGGAACAGACCCATGAGAGCCTGAAGCCAGCCTGTATTGAGGAAGCCGCGGAAGTTTTGGCGGGCATAGATATCCTCAAGGCTACGGGCAAGGCGGAAAATCTCAAAGAGGAATTGGGCGACCTGCTGTTGCAGGTCGTCTTTCATGCCCGGCTGGCAGAAGAAGCAGGACTATTTACGCTCGATGATGTGGCTAAGGCGGTCAGTGATAAGATGGAGCGGCGGCATCCGCATGTGTTTGCGGGGGCAGACGCAGAGTCGGTTGACTGGGAGGCTATCAAAAAGAGCGAGAAGGCGGGACGCGAGTGGGAGGAAGAGTTCCTGCCGGGAGCGTTTTCGCAGGCAGAAGCATTGATTGCAAAGGCGCGGGAACGAAAAGGGATATAG
- a CDS encoding DUF6033 family protein — translation MSNNISANFAASFYQNMGQVGKKGQGAQKKEQAQEPFSQYMQDTQVELSADGLALAGQQKAGGTQLSQKAQDLFAKLQEKYGDYDFFVAENQDDMKNYMDKGTKQYSVVFTKEELEHMASDEEYAEKVIGQMESAIDMTKRIEKSGQLGEGVHFKQVSITFDGDGNMKLFAQLEKMSADQQERLEEAKEKKAEEKEKAAQEAEKEKKEEQAKKAPSNIVEIEASSEEEFLEKLLGIKW, via the coding sequence ATGTCAAACAACATCAGTGCGAATTTTGCGGCCTCGTTTTATCAGAATATGGGGCAGGTAGGGAAGAAGGGGCAGGGTGCTCAAAAGAAAGAGCAGGCACAGGAGCCTTTTTCTCAGTATATGCAGGATACTCAGGTGGAGCTTTCAGCAGATGGGCTGGCATTAGCGGGACAGCAGAAGGCTGGGGGGACGCAGCTTTCGCAGAAGGCGCAGGATTTATTTGCCAAGCTGCAGGAAAAGTATGGGGACTATGATTTCTTCGTGGCGGAAAATCAGGACGACATGAAGAATTACATGGACAAGGGCACCAAGCAGTATTCCGTGGTGTTTACCAAGGAAGAGCTGGAGCATATGGCCAGTGATGAGGAATATGCCGAGAAGGTTATCGGTCAGATGGAATCAGCTATTGATATGACCAAGCGCATTGAGAAAAGCGGCCAGCTTGGTGAAGGTGTGCACTTCAAGCAGGTTTCGATTACCTTTGACGGTGACGGGAATATGAAGCTCTTTGCCCAGTTGGAGAAGATGAGCGCTGACCAGCAGGAACGGCTCGAAGAGGCGAAAGAGAAGAAGGCTGAGGAAAAAGAAAAAGCCGCCCAGGAGGCGGAGAAGGAGAAAAAAGAGGAGCAGGCCAAGAAAGCCCCAAGCAATATCGTGGAGATAGAGGCCAGCTCCGAAGAAGAATTTTTGGAGAAGCTGTTGGGAATCAAGTGGTAA
- a CDS encoding Gx transporter family protein: MELRNYLHIALLTAISLVLFLVEGLIPLPFIAPGAKLGLANIVTVYALYTLGPRSCLFIILLRTGLASFFGGGPTIFLFSLAGGLLSLTVMTALKQPARFSIMGVSAAGGFCHHLGQLIVAAFAAETLNIFRYLPILGTCGLITGLLIGWLAAKIQRQF; the protein is encoded by the coding sequence ATGGAACTGCGAAATTATCTTCATATCGCCCTGCTGACAGCAATCTCTCTGGTGCTGTTTCTGGTGGAGGGCCTTATCCCCCTGCCCTTTATCGCGCCGGGTGCCAAGCTGGGGCTGGCTAATATCGTCACAGTCTATGCGCTCTACACACTCGGCCCCCGCAGCTGCCTCTTTATCATCCTGCTGCGCACAGGACTGGCCTCTTTTTTCGGCGGTGGGCCCACGATTTTTCTCTTCAGCCTGGCAGGAGGCCTTTTAAGCCTTACCGTCATGACAGCACTCAAACAGCCCGCCCGCTTCTCCATTATGGGCGTCAGCGCCGCTGGCGGTTTTTGCCATCACCTCGGGCAGCTCATAGTTGCCGCCTTTGCCGCAGAGACACTGAACATCTTCCGCTACCTGCCCATCCTTGGCACCTGCGGCCTTATCACCGGACTGCTTATCGGCTGGCTGGCCGCCAAAATCCAACGACAATTCTAA
- a CDS encoding NusG domain II-containing protein — protein sequence MMKLLKKADIVLIVLLFGFSLVPLAKFGQPEAACFAEVRQDGQVIERIQLTGHVGVTELNVPYKSDMQEHHNHIRVKNETIAIDEADCPDKICVQTGAISKPGEIIACLPHKLIIEIKSE from the coding sequence ATGATGAAATTGCTGAAAAAAGCGGATATTGTGCTGATTGTCCTGCTCTTTGGCTTCTCCCTCGTGCCGCTGGCAAAATTTGGGCAGCCCGAAGCAGCCTGCTTTGCCGAAGTCCGGCAGGACGGACAGGTTATCGAGCGCATCCAGCTCACCGGCCATGTAGGAGTTACCGAATTAAATGTGCCTTATAAGTCGGACATGCAGGAACATCACAACCACATCCGCGTAAAAAATGAAACCATCGCCATCGACGAAGCCGATTGCCCCGACAAAATCTGTGTACAGACAGGTGCCATCTCTAAACCGGGAGAAATCATCGCCTGCCTGCCCCATAAATTAATCATTGAAATCAAAAGCGAGTAA
- the alr gene encoding alanine racemase, giving the protein MPNRPVWAEVSLQALRHNYREIKKQLAAGVKLCAVVKANAYGHGAVAAARVAVEEGAEYLAVATLSEGIELRQAGFTTPILVLGLVMPEDAKDVVDYELTQVVCELSLAEALSCEAVRQQKKARVHLKVDTGMGRIGVRPEEIGDLAESIAKLPNLAIEGMFSHFAMADCQDKSYTQKQLAAFKEAVAAVEGRGVKLAIKHIAESAAILEIPEAHFDMVRAGVIQYGLWPSEEVTHPIDLQPVMSLKAKVVWLKTLHKGESIGYGRQFIAERESRIATLPIGYADGYIRAYGKEGFVEIHGQKAPIAGRVCMDQVMVDVTDIADVEIGDVVTLFGSDSLTIDEVARWGDTINYEIPCLLSARVPRVYR; this is encoded by the coding sequence ATGCCAAATCGTCCGGTCTGGGCCGAGGTAAGTTTGCAGGCGTTACGTCATAATTATAGAGAGATAAAGAAACAGCTGGCGGCAGGCGTGAAGCTTTGTGCTGTGGTCAAGGCCAATGCCTATGGTCATGGTGCGGTAGCTGCCGCCAGAGTAGCAGTTGAAGAAGGTGCAGAATATCTGGCCGTAGCAACCTTGTCCGAGGGCATAGAACTGCGGCAGGCTGGCTTTACGACGCCGATTTTGGTGCTCGGACTGGTTATGCCGGAGGATGCCAAGGATGTGGTGGATTATGAACTGACTCAGGTGGTCTGTGAATTGTCTTTGGCAGAGGCTCTTTCCTGCGAAGCTGTACGCCAGCAGAAAAAAGCCCGCGTCCATCTAAAAGTGGACACGGGCATGGGGCGCATTGGCGTGCGTCCGGAGGAAATCGGAGATTTGGCGGAGAGCATTGCCAAGTTGCCGAACCTTGCGATTGAAGGCATGTTCTCGCATTTTGCCATGGCGGACTGCCAGGACAAGAGCTATACGCAAAAGCAGCTGGCGGCGTTCAAGGAAGCCGTTGCCGCAGTGGAAGGCCGTGGCGTGAAGCTGGCCATTAAGCATATTGCAGAATCGGCGGCGATTTTGGAAATCCCCGAAGCGCATTTCGATATGGTGCGGGCGGGGGTTATCCAGTATGGACTCTGGCCGTCGGAGGAAGTGACCCATCCCATTGATTTGCAGCCGGTGATGAGTCTTAAGGCTAAAGTCGTGTGGCTTAAAACGCTGCATAAGGGCGAAAGCATTGGCTACGGGCGGCAGTTTATTGCCGAGCGGGAAAGCCGCATTGCGACCTTGCCGATTGGCTATGCGGATGGTTATATAAGGGCCTATGGCAAAGAGGGCTTTGTGGAAATTCACGGGCAGAAAGCGCCGATTGCCGGCCGGGTGTGCATGGACCAGGTCATGGTGGATGTGACGGATATCGCTGATGTGGAAATTGGGGATGTTGTTACATTGTTTGGCAGTGACAGCCTGACCATTGATGAGGTGGCGCGCTGGGGCGATACCATCAATTACGAAATTCCTTGTTTGCTTAGTGCGCGGGTGCCGAGAGTATACCGTTAA
- a CDS encoding DUF4160 domain-containing protein: MPKALVDFLGYAIYFWLNESEPLEPVHVHVSKGRPTPNATKIWVTRNGVRLEHNNSQIPRNELKELLNFINENKNTIIVEWATRFGRTDFKEK; the protein is encoded by the coding sequence GTGCCTAAAGCGTTAGTTGACTTCCTTGGCTACGCAATCTACTTTTGGCTCAACGAAAGCGAACCGCTAGAACCTGTACATGTACACGTATCCAAAGGCCGCCCCACGCCCAACGCCACCAAGATATGGGTGACGAGAAATGGTGTCAGGCTTGAACACAACAACAGTCAAATCCCCCGCAACGAACTAAAGGAACTACTAAACTTCATCAACGAGAATAAAAATACCATTATCGTTGAGTGGGCCACCAGATTCGGCAGAACTGATTTTAAGGAAAAATAA
- a CDS encoding Cof-type HAD-IIB family hydrolase: MTIKLLATDLDGTLLRGGQPVSAGNIAAAQAAAKAGTIVTIATGRMYRAAMPVAEALGLDVPIITYNGALIKSTSGKVYYEQYLDEDICRRITDFAAARGWYLQTYSGDELYYSDYGEFSRRYEHSQKVTGKNIGYAGMREKVSQMYKMLIITPDPAVTQDWMAELEAEFGDSVTLTQSSKDFIEIISPGVSKASALVRLAEMLDIDISETMAIGDAANDLPMLKAAGFSVAMGNGTEEVKAVTDAVTGNCDDDGWAQAVYKYVLKTE, translated from the coding sequence ATGACGATAAAATTGTTGGCAACGGATTTGGATGGCACCCTTTTGCGGGGAGGCCAACCTGTGTCGGCAGGCAATATTGCAGCGGCGCAGGCAGCGGCCAAGGCGGGTACCATTGTGACCATTGCCACCGGGCGCATGTACCGGGCGGCTATGCCGGTGGCTGAGGCTTTAGGGCTGGATGTGCCCATCATTACCTATAATGGAGCCCTCATCAAATCCACTTCCGGCAAGGTTTATTACGAGCAGTATTTGGATGAAGATATTTGCCGCCGGATTACGGATTTTGCGGCAGCAAGAGGCTGGTACCTGCAGACTTATAGCGGTGATGAACTCTATTATTCCGATTATGGCGAATTTTCCAGGCGCTATGAGCACAGCCAAAAAGTCACTGGCAAAAATATCGGCTATGCAGGCATGCGGGAAAAGGTCAGCCAGATGTACAAGATGCTGATTATTACCCCTGACCCTGCCGTTACGCAGGATTGGATGGCAGAACTTGAGGCTGAATTTGGGGATAGTGTTACGCTGACCCAATCTTCCAAGGACTTTATTGAGATTATCAGCCCGGGCGTGTCCAAGGCTTCGGCGCTGGTGCGGCTGGCAGAAATGCTGGATATCGACATCAGCGAGACCATGGCGATTGGCGATGCAGCAAACGATTTGCCCATGCTTAAGGCTGCTGGTTTCAGCGTCGCGATGGGCAACGGTACGGAAGAAGTCAAGGCCGTAACCGATGCCGTGACGGGGAATTGTGATGATGACGGCTGGGCGCAGGCTGTGTATAAATACGTTCTCAAGACAGAATAA
- the rapZ gene encoding RNase adapter RapZ → MEQEFEEGKEVQEQPKEDKFRLVVVTGMSGGGKTQACRYMEDLGYFVVDNLPPVFIPKFVELCKHAGDHVGKVVLVVDTRSREFFDTFIHVLDDMDKEDVPYEMLFMDASDACIIRRYKETRRRHPMAPSSRISDGIAKERERLSPARAKATYIIDTSELKKVELRDKIHRIFGNSDGEQMSINVLSFGFKFGMPLDADMVFDVRFLPNPFYIESMRHKSGAVPEVAEYIAGFPVTQDFMEHLDGMMDFLVPQYVKEGKSQLVIAVGCTGGMHRSVFIAKHVFDRLKDKGLPVKLEHRDLMKNDVWEHVREEC, encoded by the coding sequence ATGGAACAGGAATTTGAAGAAGGCAAAGAAGTTCAGGAACAACCCAAAGAAGATAAATTCCGGCTGGTGGTTGTCACCGGCATGAGCGGCGGCGGTAAGACCCAGGCCTGCCGTTATATGGAAGATTTAGGCTATTTCGTGGTGGATAATCTGCCGCCTGTCTTTATACCCAAATTTGTGGAACTTTGCAAACATGCGGGTGACCATGTGGGCAAGGTCGTGCTCGTGGTGGATACTCGCAGCCGGGAATTTTTTGACACCTTCATCCATGTGCTCGACGATATGGACAAGGAAGATGTTCCCTATGAAATGCTCTTTATGGATGCTTCCGATGCCTGCATTATCCGGCGTTATAAGGAGACTCGCCGCCGCCATCCCATGGCACCGTCTTCCCGCATTTCCGACGGCATTGCCAAGGAACGGGAGCGGCTGTCCCCGGCCAGAGCCAAGGCTACCTATATTATCGATACGTCGGAACTCAAAAAGGTGGAACTGCGCGACAAGATTCACCGGATTTTTGGCAACAGCGACGGAGAGCAGATGAGCATCAACGTGCTGTCCTTTGGCTTTAAGTTCGGTATGCCACTGGATGCGGATATGGTCTTTGATGTGCGCTTCCTGCCCAATCCATTCTATATTGAATCCATGCGCCATAAGAGCGGTGCTGTGCCGGAAGTGGCAGAATACATTGCGGGCTTCCCTGTGACGCAGGATTTCATGGAGCATTTGGACGGCATGATGGACTTCCTCGTGCCCCAGTATGTGAAGGAAGGCAAGAGTCAGCTGGTCATTGCCGTGGGCTGTACCGGCGGCATGCACCGCAGCGTCTTTATTGCCAAACATGTTTTTGACCGGCTCAAGGACAAGGGCCTGCCGGTGAAACTGGAGCATAGGGACTTAATGAAAAACGATGTGTGGGAACACGTGCGTGAGGAGTGCTAA